The DNA region CCCTTTAACATTTCTTCAAACTGCCTTGTATTTATGATTGTCCTTGAAGTTATTAGAAGTTACAGTATTTGAAGTTTATAGCAATTTGGATTTTTGTAGAGGATAGATGTTGCCAGGATAGATAGATATCTACAGGCCAGTTTCAATACTAATGActtatacaaaatacattttattgggcTTTAGAAATTAAGCAGTTAGGCTGACATCACACTAAGGTTTTTTCTCAGAGAAACAGCAGCGTTTTCCTCATTGTTTTCAATGGTGCAGatgtatttgacacactgaatgtgCATCACAGCCTTACATATTATTTGTTTGACTTTGATGATTTCTGCGGTTTTTTTCCCCAAggactctaacctctctgtctgatgTGCAGAAGAAAACAACCAATTCTGAGACGCTACAAGTCCTCTTAGGTGTCTCAGAGGACACCCTCGTCACCTGTGTGCAGGACAGCCTGCAATGTTCTCTCTCCAAACTTGCATGCATGTCCAATTCTCCATCTGGAAGTGCAGGCTCTATGATGCTAACCCCTGCTGTAATGGCAGAGTTGGCTAAAGATGTCAAGTCGGCCTTATCAGTGGTCGTTAAGAGTGCCTCCGCAAGTCAAACCTCTCTAGTGACACCGGTAAGGGGAGACTCACAGACCAAGGTGACTGACAGCATGGTGAGAGAGCTGGCTTTTAAACTTGAAAAAGTTGACCAAGAGAGCAAGAGTCTAACAGGGGAAGTCATGACCACCATCTCTGACACAATGGTGGCTTTTGTTGACGAGAACGAACAGAATTTGCTGGAAGATCTGAAGGACAAGATCACGTTTTTGGCATCGCATGTTGGCTTCATTGAGGATCTTGATGCCCTGATTAGGAAATACGAGAGCAGCTACAATATTAGTGAATCTGGTTCCTCCTGCACGCTCACATCTAAGAGCATCCAAAAACTCTCTAGCCGGGAGTTTCAAACATCAGCAATACAAGCAGTGAGTGGAGTTCTTGCCAAAAAAGTCAGTAGTTTGAGCTTTCCTAGTTCAGTCATTCAGTCTGAGTTAACAGGTGCTGTATCAGGTCAAACATTGTCTGGCATTGTAAAGACAGAGTCAATTCACCCAGTGGGCTCAGCAGCGTCAGTAGTTGTTAAGACTTTCGTGTCAGATATGAAGTCTTTGGCTGAATCTGAAGAGAGTCCCCAACAGAAGAGTGCCTGGTCTGCTGCTGTTCACATTTACCACAGCATCCAAAACAACTTGAACGATTATTTCGACAAGCTTCAGAGATTTGCCCTAAAgagcattgtcacatctgatgACAACATCACAAATGCTGAGTTTAAGGAGACAGTTCCACTTCCTTGCTTAGACATGAAATATAGGCCCAGTAAGAGTGAGCCTCAGTTGCCAGAGTCCACTGGTGCAGTTACTTTACAAAGAGGCCTAAGTGAGTGCTCAAAACTTCTTTGGGCACAAACTGAGTCAGAAGAAAGCAAGCTCCTTCTGACAACTTGCACCAAAGAAGTCATCTCAGAGCTTCTGGTCTTGTACAACACTGAACTGTCAAAGGAGGACGCCCTGTACACTGTTGGAGAAAAAGGATCAGGCTTctctattgagagagagaaatttgTAGAGGGTGTTCTGGCTCAGCTTGGGGATAGTGCCCATTCCAGGGCCTCATCACCAATAGTATGTGAGTTCCCCTGTCAAATTGAGGACAGCAGAAGTAAGGCCACAGCTTCTTTGACCAGTCTGTTAGATTGTATTAGAAAACTCTCAAGTGAGGAATTTAAGAGAAATGCCACTCAAGCAGTGAGTGAGTTCCTAGTTAAAAAGTCCACCAGTAGCTTAACTAGTGCAAAGCCTGCTTATTCTGTAGCATCCAGGTCTTGTTCCATTCAAAACCAGTACACATGGTCAAAGGATATTTGTGCGGATTCTGCTGCCTTTGGCATCATTGAAACATTTGTGGAAGACCTGCAGAGCTTGGCGCAACCTGcagaagtagaggagagagaacctgaccTCCAGGAAAATGCACAAAAGCTACAGAGCAGGATCTGGTCTGCTACCACTAGTTTATATAACAATATTCAGAAGACATTAAAGGACTTCATCATTCATCAGCGGAGGTCAGACATAATGAGCAGAATGTCTAGTCATATACCCACAGAGGACTCTGGACATCTTGGGACTAAGGAGCACATTTGTTTGGCAAGCCAGGACTTGAGGCAAGCTAGTAAGAGTGTGCCTCACTTGCACAGTTTGAACCTTGAAGTGGCTCTACACAGGGTTGTCAGCGAGAGTTCAAAACTTCTCTGGACTGAAACAGACGAGGCTCTACTGACCAATAGTACCAAAGAGGTAATTTCAACAATCTTGACCTCATGCGAGGATCAGGCATCAAATGCACCTTGCTTCTCCACAGTAGGAAAGAAAATATCTGATATGTTCCTTGAGGTCAACATGTTGgtaggtggtgttctgtctcaGCTGAAGGACATCTCCTTGTCAAGGTCCCCAACACCATGTGAAGACATGTTTGAACGTCTCCAAGGTTCTCCTGAGCGAACCTCTCCAGTAAGTCTAGATTGCAGCACGGCTGCCTCCAAAGGCATTGCATCTTCCCACAGTCTTTCAACAAAGAGCCTCCAAAAACTCTCTAGTCATGAGTTCCAAACCAAAGCtgagaaaggagtgagtgaggTCCTCTCTAGATCATTTAACATTGTGGAGGAAGGTACAACAGATAAGTACCTCCAGCCTGTATCTACATCCACCacatctactgatattatacaaaccATGGTGAAAGACCAGCAGAAGCTCACCCAGACCACCCAATCATCTGACATGGTATCTGGAACCTCCCTGCTCACCACTGGACAGGTTTCTGAGAAAAGAATCTGGTCTGTTGCTCGTAACatctactacagtctgcaaagtaAGATTACGGAGTTTCTCAGAAAAGATCTTCAAAGATCAGACACAACACTTGGTTCAATCCAAATCTTTACATATCAAAGCAGTCCTGCATCACAAAGAGCAAGTCTCGGCCATCTTGAGGTCAACCAGAGCAGTGTTACACCTGGTGGAAACGATGCCTGTGTGGACATTCCGCACAAATTACTACCTAAAACCACTGAGCTCTCAGGATCCATGCTGGAGGATATTGACACGATCCGTTGTAGGAGTGCTGACAGCCAAAATACAAGAAATACCTCTTCTTCacgctcctccatctctctaacacCTACTTCAAAATTAAGGCAGTCGAAATGGCACTTTGCTTTACCCGGGACTCCCATCCCCACTGAGTTTCCTGCTCAGattgactttcccattgttagaaacacaatcattgagGACTTCTTTCACACAGAGGACTTACTTCCTGTAACCTTTGTGGACAAAGTCAGGCAAGCTGCTGGGGTGGTAGTGGACATTATGGTGGAAAGTGTTGAGAACACACAGGAAAATGGACAGGGTGCTTCACATCTTGACGACCTCCGATCTGCTGttaggaaattgagaaaaataatTTCCACTTGGACCATCCACATTTTCAGCCATGAATTGTTGGATAAAGTGATAGCCCTTCAGGACAGCCACAGCACTCCACAGGTCTTAACATTGGAAGCAGCCAAAAGTGCTTCAGACTCCATTCTTTCAAGGCTGAAATGGGGAAAGGAACAATGTGCCATATCCAAGGAGCTCTCCTCTCAGCTTCTCCATATATTTGCTGAAGAGACAGTGAAGTGCTTCCTgagacagtggtcagatgagtatGAAAACATAAACTTTGATGTTTCAGTCCAGAACGATCCAAAGACTTCTACTTGCATGGTCATTCTTCAAATGATCACCAAAGCCACTGCTAAATGTTATTTTGAGTCCGCTACCAGCGTGGTCACCAGTGACATTGTAGAAGGGGTGTTTGATTTGGAAAGGGATACCATCAGCAGTACTGGAGAGCAGGTCCTCACCTTCAATACAAAGGTATAGTACACATACATCTTTCATGAATAACACTGCTGTTGACCTTTTATGAGATATATGATTCTTTGTGTCATGGCATTGCACTGCTTCTTTGCAATTGATATGCTGTACTTTACGATGTCGaaaacatttcagtttgttttaATGTGCCTTTTCCCACCAACCAGGGTTCCAAGAAAGTTAGTAAGAACCTCTGTCCTCAAGAGTCTCTGgagtaccagcctcagaacatttccCCTACTGTGTACTTTACAGGTAAGCCCTGCTGCTGTTTAGGCTGCTGCTCAGTCAAGACTGAGACATTATCCctttaccattccactaattcattTGGAAAGACATTGTACTCCTCTGAGTTGTTACctatgacatactgtactgtgggctgggtggtagcctagtgggttaagaggttgggccagtaaccgataggTTGCTGGTTCAGAATCCCTGAGTTCACGAggcaaaatctgtcaatgtgctcttgagcaaggcaccaaatcctaattgctccttgtagtctctctggataagagtgtctgataaatgaGTAAAAATGTAAATTGATGGCATGCTGGATGGTCTTTCGTTGCAGAAACGATGACAACATCTCATGGCTCCTTTTCTCCAGAGGGAATTTATGATATCGCATCGTCCTTCCCACTTGAAGAGAAGAGTCGCAAACCCTCCCTTTTCACCAGATTGTCTAGATCCATCACGAAAGGCTTTCTCAGCCCATTCAAATCTT from Oncorhynchus mykiss isolate Arlee chromosome 1, USDA_OmykA_1.1, whole genome shotgun sequence includes:
- the LOC118937346 gene encoding uncharacterized protein LOC118937346 isoform X2; its protein translation is MDDHLTSEAVNEMEQSNCTRSRATSVMETTEEEKLNNVEHLTLMDFLQNLTEKQWRGIREGMFDPLTKQQLAGLCLRIVQFLSDKLMQIIIPGLYELLGIQDAASSPLSQRSVTASLTSLLDDKTNTKSRVRFTEAGVPKRPGSRKSYNSFRIPTPYPSSNCMEQEEEEEQESQLKFKEIYLTKGSLGSGSYLPKGAMRTLTSLSDVQKKTTNSETLQVLLGVSEDTLVTCVQDSLQCSLSKLACMSNSPSGSAGSMMLTPAVMAELAKDVKSALSVVVKSASASQTSLVTPVRGDSQTKVTDSMVRELAFKLEKVDQESKSLTGEVMTTISDTMVAFVDENEQNLLEDLKDKITFLASHVGFIEDLDALIRKYESSYNISESGSSCTLTSKSIQKLSSREFQTSAIQAVSGVLAKKVSSLSFPSSVIQSELTGAVSGQTLSGIVKTESIHPVGSAASVVVKTFVSDMKSLAESEESPQQKSAWSAAVHIYHSIQNNLNDYFDKLQRFALKSIVTSDDNITNAEFKETVPLPCLDMKYRPSKSEPQLPESTGAVTLQRGLSECSKLLWAQTESEESKLLLTTCTKEVISELLVLYNTELSKEDALYTVGEKGSGFSIEREKFVEGVLAQLGDSAHSRASSPIVCEFPCQIEDSRSKATASLTSLLDCIRKLSSEEFKRNATQAVSEFLVKKSTSSLTSAKPAYSVASRSCSIQNQYTWSKDICADSAAFGIIETFVEDLQSLAQPAEVEEREPDLQENAQKLQSRIWSATTSLYNNIQKTLKDFIIHQRRSDIMSRMSSHIPTEDSGHLGTKEHICLASQDLRQASKSVPHLHSLNLEVALHRVVSESSKLLWTETDEALLTNSTKEVISTILTSCEDQASNAPCFSTVGKKISDMFLEVNMLVGGVLSQLKDISLSRSPTPCEDMFERLQGSPERTSPVSLDCSTAASKGIASSHSLSTKSLQKLSSHEFQTKAEKGVSEVLSRSFNIVEEGTTDKYLQPVSTSTTSTDIIQTMVKDQQKLTQTTQSSDMVSGTSLLTTGQVSEKRIWSVARNIYYSLQSKITEFLRKDLQRSDTTLGSIQIFTYQSSPASQRASLGHLEVNQSSVTPGGNDACVDIPHKLLPKTTELSGSMLEDIDTIRCRSADSQNTRNTSSSRSSISLTPTSKLRQSKWHFALPGTPIPTEFPAQIDFPIVRNTIIEDFFHTEDLLPVTFVDKVRQAAGVVVDIMVESVENTQENGQGASHLDDLRSAVRKLRKIISTWTIHIFSHELLDKVIALQDSHSTPQVLTLEAAKSASDSILSRLKWGKEQCAISKELSSQLLHIFAEETVKCFLRQWSDEYENINFDVSVQNDPKTSTCMVILQMITKATAKCYFESATSVVTSDIVEGVFDLERDTISSTGEQVLTFNTKGSKKVSKNLCPQESLEYQPQNISPTVYFTETMTTSHGSFSPEGIYDIASSFPLEEKSRKPSLFTRLSRSITKGFLSPFKSSRKTKFI
- the LOC118937346 gene encoding uncharacterized protein LOC118937346 isoform X1, whose amino-acid sequence is MFPFSPGYDHRALSQSLDLPVCVMDDHLTSEAVNEMEQSNCTRSRATSVMETTEEEKLNNVEHLTLMDFLQNLTEKQWRGIREGMFDPLTKQQLAGLCLRIVQFLSDKLMQIIIPGLYELLGIQDAASSPLSQRSVTASLTSLLDDKTNTKSRVRFTEAGVPKRPGSRKSYNSFRIPTPYPSSNCMEQEEEEEQESQLKFKEIYLTKGSLGSGSYLPKGAMRTLTSLSDVQKKTTNSETLQVLLGVSEDTLVTCVQDSLQCSLSKLACMSNSPSGSAGSMMLTPAVMAELAKDVKSALSVVVKSASASQTSLVTPVRGDSQTKVTDSMVRELAFKLEKVDQESKSLTGEVMTTISDTMVAFVDENEQNLLEDLKDKITFLASHVGFIEDLDALIRKYESSYNISESGSSCTLTSKSIQKLSSREFQTSAIQAVSGVLAKKVSSLSFPSSVIQSELTGAVSGQTLSGIVKTESIHPVGSAASVVVKTFVSDMKSLAESEESPQQKSAWSAAVHIYHSIQNNLNDYFDKLQRFALKSIVTSDDNITNAEFKETVPLPCLDMKYRPSKSEPQLPESTGAVTLQRGLSECSKLLWAQTESEESKLLLTTCTKEVISELLVLYNTELSKEDALYTVGEKGSGFSIEREKFVEGVLAQLGDSAHSRASSPIVCEFPCQIEDSRSKATASLTSLLDCIRKLSSEEFKRNATQAVSEFLVKKSTSSLTSAKPAYSVASRSCSIQNQYTWSKDICADSAAFGIIETFVEDLQSLAQPAEVEEREPDLQENAQKLQSRIWSATTSLYNNIQKTLKDFIIHQRRSDIMSRMSSHIPTEDSGHLGTKEHICLASQDLRQASKSVPHLHSLNLEVALHRVVSESSKLLWTETDEALLTNSTKEVISTILTSCEDQASNAPCFSTVGKKISDMFLEVNMLVGGVLSQLKDISLSRSPTPCEDMFERLQGSPERTSPVSLDCSTAASKGIASSHSLSTKSLQKLSSHEFQTKAEKGVSEVLSRSFNIVEEGTTDKYLQPVSTSTTSTDIIQTMVKDQQKLTQTTQSSDMVSGTSLLTTGQVSEKRIWSVARNIYYSLQSKITEFLRKDLQRSDTTLGSIQIFTYQSSPASQRASLGHLEVNQSSVTPGGNDACVDIPHKLLPKTTELSGSMLEDIDTIRCRSADSQNTRNTSSSRSSISLTPTSKLRQSKWHFALPGTPIPTEFPAQIDFPIVRNTIIEDFFHTEDLLPVTFVDKVRQAAGVVVDIMVESVENTQENGQGASHLDDLRSAVRKLRKIISTWTIHIFSHELLDKVIALQDSHSTPQVLTLEAAKSASDSILSRLKWGKEQCAISKELSSQLLHIFAEETVKCFLRQWSDEYENINFDVSVQNDPKTSTCMVILQMITKATAKCYFESATSVVTSDIVEGVFDLERDTISSTGEQVLTFNTKGSKKVSKNLCPQESLEYQPQNISPTVYFTETMTTSHGSFSPEGIYDIASSFPLEEKSRKPSLFTRLSRSITKGFLSPFKSSRKTKFI